The Candidatus Manganitrophaceae bacterium genomic sequence CGTGTTGCCCGAAAGGCTTTCTTATGGCTTTCTACGGCATATTTATCCTGTTCCTCACGGGTGATTTGAAACTCTTCTGCAAGGTTTTCAGCCGTCTTTCCCATGACCTGGCCGCAGAAACCATCGGTCAGGCCCTCCCAGATCGAATCAATCATCATCGAATGACGCAGGCGCTGTCCAAACCGCATGTCGCGTGAAACAAAAGGCGCCAGGCTCATGTTTTCTACCCCTCCGGCAACCTGGAGGTCTGCATCCCCCGAATAGATATTCTGGCAGGCATTCACGACGGCTTGCAGGCCGGAGGCGCAATTACGCGCGACGGTATAGGCCGGGGTGGAGATGGGCAAGTCCGCCATCAGCATGATGACACGCGCCAGATTGGTCGCGTCACTATATTGCCCGACACAACCAAAGATGACCTCTTCTGCCGCCGATGGATCGATACCGGAACGCTTGAACACCTCGCGGGTGACCGCTTCACCCAACTTTTGGTTCGTGATCTCCTTAAGTGCGCCTCCCATATTGCCGATCGGTGTTCGGACCCCTTCAACAATGACCGCTTCCTTCATACAGACTCCTTTCTATTTGCATCAAATATATCAGACCAATCAGATCTTATTGCACGGACAAACCCGAAAACGGATTATAACTTCGTAACGATTCAGCTTGCCTAGATTTTGGCTACGCGAGACCCATCCTCCAGGATAAGGCACGAGGAGCACAGAACCGCAACGTATGTCTATACGTGAGGATTCGAGCACCACAGCAACGCAGTCATGGGGAAAAAGATGGGTAGGCTCAATCGTTACGCCTCTTCTTCATTTCTTCTTCCAGCAAGACACGCCTCAAGACCTTTCCAATAATTGTCTTCGGAAGCTCGGATCGAAACTCAATCTCTTTCGGCACCTTGAACTCAGCCAACTCTATTCGGCAGTGATCCATCACCTCATCTTCTGTTACATTTTCTCCTTCTTTCAGAACAAGATAGGCCTTGATGTATTCCCCAAAAAACTTTTCAGGGATACCCACCACAACCGCATCTTTTACTTTTGGATGCCGGAAAAGAACCTCTTCCACTTCACGCGGATAAACATTCTCACCCTTTGTCTTAATCATGTCTTTCTTTCGGTCTACAATAAAAAAGTATCCTTCCTCATCCATGCGGGCCATATCCCCTGTAAAAAGCCACCCATCCCGCAAGACATCTCTGGTTTCCGTCCCTTTTTGCCAATATCCCTCCATCACCTGAGGGCCTTGAACAATTAATTCGCCGACCTCCCCAATTGCAAGGTCTTTCTTTCCTGTCTCAATATCAACGATCTTTGCAAGAGTATTCGGAAAAGGAAGTCCGATGCTCCCCTCTTTCCGCTTTCCATTGATCGGGATCGCATGGGTCACGGGAGAGGCCTCTGACAGCCCATATCCCTCAACCAGTTTTGCTCCTGTCAGCGCCTCAAAACGGCGCTGGACCTCTTCATGGAGCGGTCCGGCACCAGAGATACAAACACGCACGGAAGAGAGATCATATTCTTTGATGGTGGCAAAATTATTAATCGCGACGTACATCGCCTGAACCCCCATGAACATTGTCGCCCTGCTTTTCTGAATCGTCTTCAGGACATCCTTGGTCACAAATCGAGGCAAAAGGACGAGTGTCGACCCCAAATAAATCGCTAGGTTCATGCAGGTTGACATCCCATAAACATGGAAGAAAGGGATCACCCCGAGGAAAATCTCTTCCTTTTCCGTAAGGGATGGCATCCATTTACGGATTTGAATCGCGTTGACCACAAGATTTTGATGCGTCAACATCACCCCTTTTGGGGTTCCGGTCGTTCCGCCGGTATATTGGAGGAGAGCCAGGTCTGTGGAAAAGACAAGCACATTCGGATCAGATGAAGGCATCTCCTTCATCAGTGCCATCATGTCGTATACAGGCGGGACTTTTGGGACTTGAATCCACTGGCCCTCCTTCTTTGCCTTGATCGGGTAAAGGAGGGACAAGAACCAGGGAAGTGCATCTCGAATGGAAGTTAAGATGATATTTTTTAAGGGGGTCTTATTTTTAATTTTTTCAATACGGGGATAAAAGAAGTCGAGAGCAATAATCGTTTCCGCTCCGGAATCATCAAGCTGCACTTGAAGTTCTCGTTCGACGTACAAAGGATTCGTCATGACGACGATTGCACCCGCTTTCAGTGCACCATAGTAGGCAACAACACATTGGGGGATATTCGGGAGCATGATGGCCACTCGATCCCCCTTGCGCACACCCAGTTCTGTAAGGAGATGGGCAAATTGATTGATTTCAAGGGACAATTTCTGATAGCTCGTCCTCTTCCCATAGAAAAGAATGGCGCAAAGTTCAGGGCATCGAACCGCAGAATCGTCAATAAACTGGTAAATTGGAATGGAGGGGAATTGAATGGTTTCCGGTACATCCTGTTCATAATACTTGACCCAGGGACGATCCATAAGCAATCCGCCTATCTCCATGAACTCACATGGATCTTACGTCCACTCCCCACATGGACGGGGGGAAAGAAAAGTACATGAATGACCCTTCAAAACTACTATAATTATACCATAAAAGTCAAACTACCTCCGTCAAACTTCACGACATTTACTCCTTTCTGGGTCTCGCTCAAAAAGGATAAAATATGAGGTTGTTTCTAGTTCATTAATTCTATAGAATGATTCCTTCATTGATGTGATTGTCAATTTGAAACTAAAGAGGAACATCCCATTAGATGAAGTGTACATAAAGATATGATCAACTCTTCGCAGATATTCAGGAGCAATGCTTATGAGGAATAATAGTTTAAAGGTGGCCGCAAGCGCGTTGATCTCGATGGCACTCCTCCTGGGCGCTTCTTCAGTTTTTGCCGGAAAATTGGATACGGTAAAGCGTCGCGGGATTCTTCATTGCGGTGTGAACAAAATGATCCCGGGCTTTGGATTTCTTAATCCCAAAGGCGAATTTGAAGGATTTGATGTTGCATTTTGCAAGGCCATTGCAAGCGCCGTCTTTAGTGATCCCAAGAAAGTGAAATATGTCCCTCTCTCCTCGTCACAGCGCTTTACGGCACTTCAGGCAGGTGAAATCGATGTCCTTTCCAGAAATACCACATGGACGGTCTCCAGAGACGGATCGGTGGGGCTTGACTTTACGGTAACGACATTTTATGACGGCCAGGGAGTTCTGGTAAAAAAAGATCTGGGCATTCAAGGGATCAGCGAACTCGCAGGAGCCACATTTTGTACCATTTCAGGAACCACGACTGAAAAAAATATCACAGATTACTTCGCGAAAATAAATTCCAACTTCACGCTGCTGACCTTTGAAGATGCCGACGGAATGATGTCCGCATTCAGGGCAAACCGATGTGACGCCGCTACCTCGGACCGGTCCACACTCCTTGCCCGCCAGTATGCGGAAAAGAATCCTTCGATCTATGTCCTTCTGGACGAAACCATCTCCAAGGAACCGCTGGGGCCTGCAGTCGGGTCCAATGACAGCCAATGGAGGGACGTGGTAGTCTGGACCATTTACGGCATGCTGGCGGCGGAAGAACTGGGAGTGACCCAAAAGAATCTTGAGGTCATGAAGCTTAATAAAGATCCCGTCATCCAGAGGCTCTTAGGCATTACCGGAACCCTCGGAAAAGGCCTGGGTGTAGACAACACCTTTGTCGCCAATATCATCAAAAATGTAGGCAACTACGGTGAGGTCTTTGATCGAAACCTCGGGATGAAATCAAAGTTCAAGATGTCTCGCGGCCTGAATGCTCTCTGGACCGATGGCGGTTTGATGTATGCCCCTCCTTTTCGATAAAAGTAACAGTTCAACTCACCCATCCAAGGCTCCATGTCTGCGTTGCTGTGGTACTCGAATCCTCACGCATGAAACATACGCTGTGGTTCTGCGCTCCTCGCGCCTTGCCCTGAAGCCTTATCCAGGCAATAAAAATCATTACAACTTGCTATGAAAAAAACCCAACACCCTCCTCTTCACAAGTCTGAAGCGATCCGTATTCCTTTTTATCGGGATGTCAAAGTGATTAATATTCTGCTGCAAGTCCTTTTTTTTCTTGTCATTGGGATATTTTTTTTCTGGTTGTTGCGTAATATGTTTTCAGGACTGGCCCAGCAGAACTTAAAGATCCAGTTTGAGTTTATGTCAGAAGAAGCGGGGTTTTCAATTAGTGAAGGCATCGAATTTTCATCTGAAAACTCTTATTGGAGGGCCTTTCAAGTCGGCGCAGTCAATACGCTTCGTATCTCAGCATTGGGTATTCTTCTAAGCACCTTTCTTGGTATTTTCATTGGGATGGGACGCCTCTCAAAAAATTTATTGATCAATACCTTGTCAACAGTCTATGTGGAAATCATTCGAAACATCCCTTTGCTGGTACAGCTTTTTGTCTGGTATCATGTGGTCTATTTGGCCCTGCCAGGGATTCGACAGTCTATTCCACTCCCTGGCGGAATTTACTTGAGCAATCGCGGCGCATTTTTCCCATGGTGGGAAGGGACGGACACCACTCGAATGTGGTTAGGCTTCATTGGCCTTGCCGTCATCAGCGGCTTCGGAGTACTGAGAATCCTGAAAGGGAGGGAAGCGGGTCGTGGTCTGCTGCGGTCCAAAGCATTCATCCCCTATATGGTATTTTTGGGAGTGGTCCTCCTCAGCCTCTTCGCACTGCCCGAATATCCCCTCCGCCTCAGTACCCCCCGCTTGAAAGGATTCAATTTTCAGGGCGGGATTCATTTTTCCCCCGAATTCATGGGATTGTTGACCGGACTGACAATCTATACGGCGGCCTTCATTGCTGAGATTGTCAGAGCAGGCATCCTGGCCGTCCATAAAGGACAAAGCGAAGCGGCTCAGGCCCTGGGATTAACCCCGCTACAGATTTTTCGGCTGGTTGTCTTTCCTCAAGCCTTGCGGGTCATATTTCCTCCCTTGGCAAATCAGTATCTTAATTTGACAAAAAATTCCAGCCTGGCCCTTGTGATTGGTTTTGCCGACCTCTTTCAGGTCTCTCAGACCATCTCCAACCAGTCTGGAAACGCGATCCCCCTGATACTTCTGGTGATGGGATCCTACCTGGGTGTCAGCTTATTCATTTCGACGATCATTAACTGGTTTAACGCCAGAACAGGAATAATCGCAAAATAAAGTCTAAGGCAGCGATTTGCATGAGACCTATCACAAACAATCTTTAATGGCTTGATCATGTCTGCTTATACAAAGTCTAAAAATATGATCATTCCCTGGATCAAAAAAAACTTGTTTGGTTCCTGGATCAACACCTCATTAACCATTGGGAGTCTCTGGCTGGGGTATCTTCTATTTGTTCCGATGCTTGCATTTGTGTTTCAGAACGCAGACTGGCAAGTTGTCGTCGACAATCTCCACCTTTTCGCAGTCGGCTCCTATCCAGAGGAACAGCTCTGGAGAATTTTTCTGACCCTCGTGTTCTTGATGGGCTTGTTGGGTTCCACCGTTGCCATCCGAACAAGGATGGGAGTCAAAAGCTGGTCACTGTTTATTTGCTTCACGGGGTTCGCCCTGTGGAGCACCATCGTGGGCCATGATGCAGACCGTACAGGGTTTAATGCCGCCAACCATTATTTTCCCATTGCCGGAGCTATCCTCTACCTGATTGGATACACCACGGCCCAAAAAGGACAAAAGCGCCGAATTGTCCTAGGATGGTTTCTCTATATCACACTCAGCCCGATATTACTGAGTGGTTTTACAGGAAGCGATATTCTGCCCAGAGTCGAAAACCATCTCTGGGGTGGACTGCTTCTAACACTCTTAGTGACCGTCGTCGGCATTGTTGTGTCCTTCCCTCTTGGGATCGCCCTGGCTCTGGGAAGAAGAAGTAAGCTGCCCGGAATCAAGGTGCTTTGTATCGGATTTATCGAAACCATTCGTGGCGTTCCTCTGATCACTCTGCTGTTTATGGGTCAGGTTCTCATTCCTTTGTTTCTCCCCCCCGCTCTGGTTGTCAGTAACCTGGTGCGCGTGATGATCGCCGTCACTCTCTTTGCCGCAGCTTATATGGCAGAATACATCCGGGGAGGCTTACAAGCGCTCCCCGCAGGACAAATCGAAGCCGCACAGGCCCTCGGATTGAACACAGTTCAAACAAACCTTTTCATCGTTCTACCCCAGGCAATCCGTGCCGTCATTCCTGCACTCGTCGGGGAATGCATCTCCCTGTTCAAAGATACCTCCCTGGTTGCCATTGTTGGACTGCTTGATCTAACCGGAGCCGCGAAGGCCGCGATTGGACAACCTGATTTTATTGGTTTGGAAGCCGAGGTCTTCATGACGATCGCTTTTGTCTATTGGATTTTTAGTTTTTTAATGTCAAAATATAGTCGAAATTTAGAAAAACAGCTTGGAGTCGGCGTTCGATGAGTTCAAAGAACCAAGACAATAAAAACGTGATCGTCTGCCGTAACGTCCACAAATGGTTCGGGGACTTCCATGCCTTACAGGGCGTGAATGTTGAAGTCGCCAAAGGGGAAGTGGTCGTGATCATTGGGCCGTCAGGGTCTGGAAAATCAACATTCATCCGAACACTCAATCGATTGGAAGTCCATGAAGAAGGAGAGATCATCATCCATGGAACACCCTTGAATGATGATTTGAAGAACATCGAAACCATTCGGAGAGAGGTAGGGATGGTCTTTCAAAGCTTTAATCTCTTTCCCCACCTGAGCATCATGGAGAATATCACGCTCGCGCAGATTCACGTTCGTAAACGCCCCAGAAAACAGGCTGAAGAAAAAACAATGGAATTGTTAAAACGGGTAGGCATCCCGGAACAGGCCTCTAAATACCCCGGGCAACTGTCTGGCGGCCAGCAGCAGCGGGTCGCCATTGCCAGAGCCCTTGCGATGGACCCTGAAGTCATGTTATTCGACGAACCGACATCGGCATTAGATCCTGAAATGATCAAAGAGGTGCTCGATGTCATGAAGGAACTTGCCACAACCGGGATGACAATGCTCGTTGTAACGCACGAGATGGGCTTTGCCAAAGAAGTCGCGAACCGGGTCCTATTTTTCGACCAGGGGAAAATCATTGAGGAAACAACACCCGAAATATTCTTCACGAATCCAAACCATGAACGTTCCCGGGACTTTCTCTCAAAAATACTCGGACACTGAGGCACTGCACCCGATTTCAATGCTATTCCTCACCCTAAGATCGTCGATATGACCTTGGGGTCTCCCCTCCCGGTTTACGGCGTGCGGGAAGTTCTGATATATTGTGACGTAATTTCGTATGAACGAAAAATCTGTATCACTGTCAATAATTAGTAGGAGGGTCAATGAACAAGCATCGTCTTTTGTGGATTATTCCCCTTGGATTATCTTTTTTCCTGACATCCCCGGCCTTTGGGAAAAGAATCGTCTTTCATGGCATACCCGTCATTCAAAACAGAAGTTCAGCAGACCTCTCGCACAACGTCAAGCTCGACAACAATCAAAAAATCACCAATGCCGCCATCATTACAGAAGAAGATGGAAAATATTTTTGGGCAACACGGGACAAGAGAGAGCTGCTCTATCAATCCATGAATAATTTTGATCTTTTTATCGACCTCAAAACCGGCGGTTACATCAAAATCATCACAAAGGGTGGAAAATTTGGGTATATGGAGCACATCGCGATACCAGGGATGAAGGCCTTCACCTATTGGGGGAATATCCTCGCCTACAATCCAAAAGACTTAAAATGAAGACTCCCGGAGAAATCCTACTCATCTCCTGTTATGAGCTGGGACATCAGCCCGTCGCGCTTGCGTCACCTTTGGCCTTTTTAGAACAGGCGGGATATCGCCCTAACGTCATCGACCTCTCCGTCCAGAAACTCGACATGTCCAAAGTCCGGCGGGCCAGACTGGTTGCTATTTCTGTCCCCATGCACACGGCCTTGCGGATCGGGGCCGTGGTCGCCACACAGGTTCGGGAGGCCAATGCCGGCTGCCATATCACCTTCTTCGGTCTCTATTCATCTCTCAACAAAGACGCCCTTCTGGAAAAAGCAGCAGACTCCGTCATCGGGGGAGAATATGAAACCGCATTGGTTTCACTTGTTCAAGCTCTTGAGAGGAATGATGATCGTTCTATTGAGGGGGTCAGTACGCACCGAAGTGATGCAGCACCCCTCCTGACACATCTTCCTTTTTTCGCGCCGAGCCGGGCGCTCCTTCCTCCTCTTGAAAAATACGCCCACTTGGAAGAAGGGAGTACTCGTCGTCAGGTGGGTTACGTTGAAGCAAGCCGTGGCTGCCGTTACCACTGCCGTCACTGCCCGATCCCGCCGGTCTATGGCGGGCGTTTTTTTCTTGTTCCCCGTGAAGTTGTTCTGGAAGACATTGAAAATCTGGTTAAGATGGGCGCGACGCATATTACCTTTGGCGATCCCGACTTCTTAAACGGCCCGGTCCATTCTCTACGTATCGTCCGAGCAATGCATGACCTTTTCCCCAATCTCACCTTTGATTTTACCGCCAAGATCGAGCATCTGATCCGGGATCAGTCCTCCCTCTCGGAACTGGCCGAACTCGGCTGTATCTTCATTATCTCAGCTGTGGAGTCACTCAGCAACACCATCCTGGTCCATCTCGATAAGAACCACACGAGGGCCGATATTGAAAGCGCGGTTCACCTGACACGACAGGCCGGGATCACACTCCGCGCCTCGCTGGTTCCTTTTACCCCCTGGACGACTATTGAGGATATCATCGACCTCTTCGACTTTGTTGAAAAGGAAGACATGATCGATTCCCTCGACCCGGTACAGTATACGATTCGCCTGCTCATCCCGCCGGGTTCCCTTCTTTTGTCAGAACCCAGCATCGCGGCTCACCTGGGTCCCCTGGTTCAAGAATCATTTACCTATCTGTGGACCCACAGCGATCCCAGGATCGATCGGCTCCAGGAAGTATTCGCTGAGGAAGTGGGAAAAGGAACCCAGGAAGAGGTCGACCCCGCCATCATTTTCTATCAGCTGAAAGAATTCGCATATGCAGCCTATGAAGGGCGCCCAGCCCAGAGAATCACACATCCGGTCAAAGCAGACCGGAAACGACCCCCAAGACTGACCGAACCCTGGTTTTGTTGCGCGGAACCCACCAAACAGCAGTTCGCAATCATCCAGGAGTAAAGAGCCTCTTCATTCCATACCCCAGCATCCGAAAGGCAGCTTGGTCTTTGTCATCACACGGAATTCTTTTCCGGTGACGCCATCGGTTTGAGCAGAGGCCATTTTTACAGCAAGTGCCGCGGGTTTTTCCACCGGGCCTGCCAAGAGGTCGATGACCCAATTGAACTTATCACGGTAGTTCCGACCTTCATCAGTGGTTTCACGACTCAGAAGCAGTTCCGTCCGGACAACCCCGGGCGAGAGTATATTCACGGTGATACCCGTCCCGCTGTATTCCCTGGAGAGAGAGCGTGTAAAAGCGGCGATTCCCGCCTTACTTGCACCATAGGCCGTCATCCGGGGAGAGGACATACGGGCTCCATAGCCCTTGAGGTTGATAATTTTCCCTCTACGCCCTTTCAGCATATGAGGAAGGAGAGCGTGGCAGCAATTGAAGGTTCCGATCAGATTCACTCCGATCACTTCGGCCCATCGTTTAGGGTCAATCTCTCCTACACGCCCGTAGGTCATAGAGATCCCCGCATTATTCACGAGAATGTCGATCCGCCCGAATTGCGCAATAATCTTTCGAACCATCCCTTAAACCTGGTCAAAAATGAAAACATCGTACCCGATGGCCGTCACCTCACCAAGTATTCCTAAACTTTCAGCGGCTTCCCGCAAGCGGCTTTCATCCCGACCACAAATAACAACCTTCGCCCCTTCCTCGATATACGCTGCCGCAATGGCATATCCAATGCCCCGGCTTCCCCCCGTAACAAGAGCCACTTTATCCAGCAAAAGCCCACTCACTTTTAATGATTTCCTGGATAATCTGATAAGTAATGTGAGAATAAACCGACAAGTCGCCTGCAAGACAAGGCCAGAGGTCTTTTTTGTGATCGAGGCGTACTCTTCGTACGTTGAGGAGCAAAAAAGGCCGATAACGCAGTAAGGCAGGCGAATCGGCGGTTTATTTAGGGGCGCTCGAGAATGCTGACTGTGATATACGTCCCCGTCCCCGCATGGCTGTGGATCAGGCCCCGTTTTGCATTCTTGACCTGGAGTTTGTTACTCCCCAAATGTTTCTTGATGCTCCCTTGTAACTGCCAGAACGCGAAGACCGCCTGCATCAGACCGGTTGCACCCACCGGATGACCACAGGCAAGAAGACCACTGCTTGGATTCACCGGAATCTTTCCTCTCTTCGGAAGGCTCAGGCCATACTCAATTCCCGGCATGAAGGGACTTCCTTCTTCAACAAAGCTTCCCCCTTCTCCATACTTGCAGAGACCCATATCTTCGTAGGTTTGAATCTCGGATGAGGTATAGGCGTCATGAAGTTCTACAAAGTCAAGATCCTCTACAGGGTTTTGGATGCCCGCCATTTTATAGGCCAACTTTGCCGCCATACGACCACCTCTGAAGGAGTGGACTCCGGGATATTTTAATCCTTTATAATCGCTTGCCCGTTCATGAGGAAGGAGGAGAACCTTTCCATGAGGCCGGTCTGCCATCCGCATCGCATCCGTTCCGCTTCCGATGCCCGTCACCTTGACCGGGCGTTTACATATTTTTTCGGCCACCTTTTCCGAGGCCAGAACAGCAACCGCCGCGCCGTCTGACATCGTACAGATATCAAGCATCGTGAGAGGCGTCGCCACCATCGTGGCGCTCCGGACATCCTCAATCGTCAACAGCCCCGGTTTCTGTGCATAGGGGTTATAAAGGGCATTGGCGTGATTCTTGATGGAAACCATCGCCATCTGTTCCGGCGTCGTTCCAAACTCATGCATATGCCGTTGAACCATCATGGCATAGTAGCCGCTGTAAAAACCCCCAACGGGGTAGTCAAAATTGGTGTCTGAAGCAAGGGCGATAAACTCGTTTCCCTTCCAGGTGTTCACGCGTGACATCGTCTCAAATCCAAAGGCAAGGCAGATATCCATCCTTCCAGAGGCCACCGACTCCCAGGCACTCTGAAAGCAAAGTCCCCCGGTTGCCCCGCCTCCTTCTACTCTCCGAGAGGGTTTTGGACAGAGGCCCAGATAATCCTGAACCATGATGGCCGCCATCAACTGTCGTGTAAAATGATCGGAAAAATAAGATCCGACACTGCCATCGATCATCTCCGGCCTCAGTTTAGGAAGGTCCTTGAGGGCAAAGTCGTAGGCCTCTTTGACCATGAGACGAAAGTCCATTTGTGTATTGGCCTTCGTGAACTTCGTGATCCCGCCTGTAATCATGTAAACTGGCTGCATCTACATCTCCATGTAACCACCCAGCGCACCCCTCCTTTCCTCCAGGACTGCGTTGTTGTGGTACTCGAATCCTCACGTATGGAATATACGCTCCGGTTCTGTGTTCCTCACGCCTTGCCCTGAAGGATGAGTCTTGCGAAGCCAAAATAGAGGCACCCTGAATAGTGACACCTCCATCAGCATAGCTTCGCTTAAGAAAAAGAAGGTTAAGGACGAACCAATTCTCTTACAGATTTGACGATCTCCTCCATCGTCGTGCCCGGGGTAAAGATCTCACCAATCCCGGCCTTCTTTAAGGCACGAATATCTGCATCCGGCACAATTCCCCCTCCGAAGACGGCAATATCCTCCGCACTCTCCTTCTTTAGGAGGGCCTTAACCTTTTTGAAGAGGGTCATGTGGGCGGCAGAATGTACTGAGAGGCCAATCCCATCTACATCTTCCTGAATCGCAGAGGAGACAATTTCGGCGGGTGTATTATGAAGACCCAGATAGACTACCTCCATTCCGGCATCGCGGAGGGTTCGCGCAACCACCTTGATCCCACGATCATGCCCATCCAGACCCACCTTTGCAAGGAGGATTCTTACCCTTTTGGGCATGTCGATCCGGCGAGCATTTCCTGAGTTCTTTTTCTGAACCGTTCTAGGCATTTTTGACCTCTTCCAGAAGAAAACGGCCCTTTACTTTCTTCACATATCCCATCCGGACCTTCGGATCATGCTGAAAGATTAAAAGCCATTGCTCCTCCGCAGCCTGTTCCAGAAGCTTCCGTTTTGTCTCAAGCGTGGTCAGAGGAAAGAGATCGTAGCCCATGATATAGGGAAGAGGAATGTGGGAAGCCGTTGGGATCAGGTCTCCCAGAAAAACCGCCTTTTTACCGTTTGATTCAATAAAGATTGATTGATGATGTGGTGTATGACCCGGGGTTCGGATCACAGAGATCCCTTTTAATATCTCAGAATCCCCTTCGAGGAGATTCAGCCGCCCGGCCTTGGGCAAGACCTCATAGTTATCGAGAAGATAACTTCCACGGGTTCGCTCATTCGGCTTGTTTGCAAACTCCCACTCCCCTTTTTGTATAAAATAAGCGGCCTTCGGAAA encodes the following:
- a CDS encoding long-chain fatty acid--CoA ligase codes for the protein MDRPWVKYYEQDVPETIQFPSIPIYQFIDDSAVRCPELCAILFYGKRTSYQKLSLEINQFAHLLTELGVRKGDRVAIMLPNIPQCVVAYYGALKAGAIVVMTNPLYVERELQVQLDDSGAETIIALDFFYPRIEKIKNKTPLKNIILTSIRDALPWFLSLLYPIKAKKEGQWIQVPKVPPVYDMMALMKEMPSSDPNVLVFSTDLALLQYTGGTTGTPKGVMLTHQNLVVNAIQIRKWMPSLTEKEEIFLGVIPFFHVYGMSTCMNLAIYLGSTLVLLPRFVTKDVLKTIQKSRATMFMGVQAMYVAINNFATIKEYDLSSVRVCISGAGPLHEEVQRRFEALTGAKLVEGYGLSEASPVTHAIPINGKRKEGSIGLPFPNTLAKIVDIETGKKDLAIGEVGELIVQGPQVMEGYWQKGTETRDVLRDGWLFTGDMARMDEEGYFFIVDRKKDMIKTKGENVYPREVEEVLFRHPKVKDAVVVGIPEKFFGEYIKAYLVLKEGENVTEDEVMDHCRIELAEFKVPKEIEFRSELPKTIIGKVLRRVLLEEEMKKRRND
- a CDS encoding amino acid ABC transporter substrate-binding protein, yielding MRNNSLKVAASALISMALLLGASSVFAGKLDTVKRRGILHCGVNKMIPGFGFLNPKGEFEGFDVAFCKAIASAVFSDPKKVKYVPLSSSQRFTALQAGEIDVLSRNTTWTVSRDGSVGLDFTVTTFYDGQGVLVKKDLGIQGISELAGATFCTISGTTTEKNITDYFAKINSNFTLLTFEDADGMMSAFRANRCDAATSDRSTLLARQYAEKNPSIYVLLDETISKEPLGPAVGSNDSQWRDVVVWTIYGMLAAEELGVTQKNLEVMKLNKDPVIQRLLGITGTLGKGLGVDNTFVANIIKNVGNYGEVFDRNLGMKSKFKMSRGLNALWTDGGLMYAPPFR
- a CDS encoding ABC transporter permease subunit, coding for MKKTQHPPLHKSEAIRIPFYRDVKVINILLQVLFFLVIGIFFFWLLRNMFSGLAQQNLKIQFEFMSEEAGFSISEGIEFSSENSYWRAFQVGAVNTLRISALGILLSTFLGIFIGMGRLSKNLLINTLSTVYVEIIRNIPLLVQLFVWYHVVYLALPGIRQSIPLPGGIYLSNRGAFFPWWEGTDTTRMWLGFIGLAVISGFGVLRILKGREAGRGLLRSKAFIPYMVFLGVVLLSLFALPEYPLRLSTPRLKGFNFQGGIHFSPEFMGLLTGLTIYTAAFIAEIVRAGILAVHKGQSEAAQALGLTPLQIFRLVVFPQALRVIFPPLANQYLNLTKNSSLALVIGFADLFQVSQTISNQSGNAIPLILLVMGSYLGVSLFISTIINWFNARTGIIAK
- a CDS encoding amino acid ABC transporter permease yields the protein MSAYTKSKNMIIPWIKKNLFGSWINTSLTIGSLWLGYLLFVPMLAFVFQNADWQVVVDNLHLFAVGSYPEEQLWRIFLTLVFLMGLLGSTVAIRTRMGVKSWSLFICFTGFALWSTIVGHDADRTGFNAANHYFPIAGAILYLIGYTTAQKGQKRRIVLGWFLYITLSPILLSGFTGSDILPRVENHLWGGLLLTLLVTVVGIVVSFPLGIALALGRRSKLPGIKVLCIGFIETIRGVPLITLLFMGQVLIPLFLPPALVVSNLVRVMIAVTLFAAAYMAEYIRGGLQALPAGQIEAAQALGLNTVQTNLFIVLPQAIRAVIPALVGECISLFKDTSLVAIVGLLDLTGAAKAAIGQPDFIGLEAEVFMTIAFVYWIFSFLMSKYSRNLEKQLGVGVR
- a CDS encoding amino acid ABC transporter ATP-binding protein — its product is MIVCRNVHKWFGDFHALQGVNVEVAKGEVVVIIGPSGSGKSTFIRTLNRLEVHEEGEIIIHGTPLNDDLKNIETIRREVGMVFQSFNLFPHLSIMENITLAQIHVRKRPRKQAEEKTMELLKRVGIPEQASKYPGQLSGGQQQRVAIARALAMDPEVMLFDEPTSALDPEMIKEVLDVMKELATTGMTMLVVTHEMGFAKEVANRVLFFDQGKIIEETTPEIFFTNPNHERSRDFLSKILGH
- a CDS encoding radical SAM protein; protein product: MKTPGEILLISCYELGHQPVALASPLAFLEQAGYRPNVIDLSVQKLDMSKVRRARLVAISVPMHTALRIGAVVATQVREANAGCHITFFGLYSSLNKDALLEKAADSVIGGEYETALVSLVQALERNDDRSIEGVSTHRSDAAPLLTHLPFFAPSRALLPPLEKYAHLEEGSTRRQVGYVEASRGCRYHCRHCPIPPVYGGRFFLVPREVVLEDIENLVKMGATHITFGDPDFLNGPVHSLRIVRAMHDLFPNLTFDFTAKIEHLIRDQSSLSELAELGCIFIISAVESLSNTILVHLDKNHTRADIESAVHLTRQAGITLRASLVPFTPWTTIEDIIDLFDFVEKEDMIDSLDPVQYTIRLLIPPGSLLLSEPSIAAHLGPLVQESFTYLWTHSDPRIDRLQEVFAEEVGKGTQEEVDPAIIFYQLKEFAYAAYEGRPAQRITHPVKADRKRPPRLTEPWFCCAEPTKQQFAIIQE
- a CDS encoding SDR family oxidoreductase, translated to MVRKIIAQFGRIDILVNNAGISMTYGRVGEIDPKRWAEVIGVNLIGTFNCCHALLPHMLKGRRGKIINLKGYGARMSSPRMTAYGASKAGIAAFTRSLSREYSGTGITVNILSPGVVRTELLLSRETTDEGRNYRDKFNWVIDLLAGPVEKPAALAVKMASAQTDGVTGKEFRVMTKTKLPFGCWGME
- a CDS encoding SDR family NAD(P)-dependent oxidoreductase, which codes for MRLPYCVIGLFCSSTYEEYASITKKTSGLVLQATCRFILTLLIRLSRKSLKVSGLLLDKVALVTGGSRGIGYAIAAAYIEEGAKVVICGRDESRLREAAESLGILGEVTAIGYDVFIFDQV